The genomic region GATTGGCGAGCGCGCCGTGGTGGAAATCACCGGCCTGCGTAATCCCTGCCTGCAGCTCAATACCTACCGCGACGGGCTGACCGAGGCCGTGCTGGACCGCGATGCAGCAGGGGAACTCGTGCGCAAGGCGGGCGTGATGGGCATCGTCCTGACCTCCGGCATTGTGCGCCCGCAGGATGCGATAACCGTCGCCCTGCCGCCGGGACCGCATTTGCCGCTGCGCCCGGTCTAACATCGCCCCCGCGCTGTGACCGTTTTGCAGCACACAAAATTTTCGCAGTGCGGGGACTTGCGATTGTCATCAAAAACGCCGACTCTCAGGGGTGATGCAGCACCGCTTCAGCGCTTCGCGGGTGGTTGCGGTTTTGGGTCCGACCAATACCGGTAAAACCCACCTCGCCATCGACCGCATGCTCGGACATGCCTCCGGCATGATCGGCTTTCCGCTGCGATTGCTTGCCCGCGAAAACTACGACCGCATCTGCAAACTAAAAGGCGCCGGGTCCGTCGCGCTCGTGACGGGGGAGGAGCGGATCATGCCGCCGGGGGCGCGCTGGTTCGTCTGCACGGTCGAAGCCATGCCGCTCGACCGGAGGGTCGAATTCCTCGCCGTCGATGAAATCCAGCTGTGCGCCGATTGGGAGCGCGGCCATATTTTCACCGAACGGCTGCTGCACGCGCGCGGCCTGTCGGAAACCATGTTCCTGGGTGCCGAAACCATGAAGCCGCTGATCCAGCGGCTGATCCCGGATATCGAGATTACGACGCGCCCGCGCTTTTCCTCCCTTACCTATGCCGGGCCGAAGAAACTGTCGCGCCTGCCGCGCCGGTCGGCCATCGTCGCCTTTTCCGCCACCGATGTTTACGCCCTAGCCGAACAGGTGCGGCGGACGCGCGGCGGCTGTGCCGTGGTGCTCGGTGCCCTTTCCCCCCGCGCGCGCAACGCCCAGGTCGATCTCTATCAGTCCGGCGAAGTCGATTACATGGTCGCGACCGACGCGATCGGCATGGGGCTGAATATGGATCTGGAGCATGTGGCCTTCGCCCGCATCTCCAAGTTCGACGGTCAAAGCCCGCGCCGCCTGACCGCGCCGGAAATGGCCCAAATCGCCGGACGCGCTGGGCGCTACATGCGCGATGGTTCGTTCGGAACCTTGCCGGAGGTTGGCGCGCTCGACGCCGATCTGATCGAAGCCATCGAAACCCACCGCTTTGATCCCATCGAAACCCTGCAATGGCGCACGGCGAAACTCGACTTCCGCTCGCTGGAAGGGCTGCTACGCTCGCTCGATGCACCGCCGCCCCACCCCGCCCTAAAGCGCAAGCGCGACGCCGAGGATCACCTGACCCTACAGGCGATGGCGAAGCTGCCGGAAGTGCGCGAGACGGCGACTAATCCGAAGGCCCTGCGCCTGCTGTGGGATATTTGCCAAATCCCCGACTTCCGCAAAACGATGGCCGAAGCCCATGTGCGGCTGTTGCAACAGATCTATAGCCACCTGTCGGCGCGCGGCGGGCGGCTGCCGAACGAGTGGGTGAAGGGCCAGATCATCCGGCTCGACCGGACCGATGGCGACATCGACCAGCTTTCCACCCGCATCGCCTATATCCGCACCTGGACCTATATCTCCCACCGCCCGGAATGGCTGCGCGATGCGGGCGAATGGCAGGACCGCACGCGCGCCATCGAAGACCGGCTGTCGGACGCGCTGCACGAAAAGCTGACGCAGCGGTTTGTGGACCGGCGCGGCGCCTTCCTGATCAAGCGGCTCGACGGGCAAGAAGCCTTACTGGCGGGGGTGACGGCGGAAGGCAGCGTTGTGGTGGAGGGCCACCCGGTCGGGCGGCTCGACGGGTTCATCTTCACACCCGACGAGACGGCGGAAGGGCTTGAGGCCAAACGCCTGCTGACCGCTGCCCGCCGCTCGCTGAGCCTCGAAATCCAGCGCCGCGCCGCCCTGCTGAACGCGGCAGCAGACGAGGATATTAGCCTAACGCCCGATGGCACCCTGCTCTGGCATCACCCGCCCGCCGCCCCGGCCCCCTTGGCGCGGCTGGCGCCCGGTCCGCGCTGGGGGCAACCCGCCCTTGACCTGCTGCCCTCCGATCTTCTCGACGGCGAACCGCGCGCCAGAGTGCTGGAACGGTTGCAGCGGTGGGTGCGCGCCCATCTCGCCACCGCCTTAGGACCGCTCGACACGCTGCGCAGCGCCGACCTGAGCGGGGCGGCGCGCGGGCTGGCGTTTGAACTGGCGGAAGCGGGCGGCACCCTCGCCCGCGCCGCCGTGACCATCGCGGTCGAAAAACTGACCAAGGCCGACCGCAGCGCCCTCGGGCGGCTGGGGGTGCGGCTGGGCACCGAAACCATCTACCTCGATGCGCTGCTGAAACCACCCGCGATTTCGCTGAAAGCCCTGCTGCATTCCATCGCCGACGGCCAGCGCGTGCCGACCCCCGCCCCGGCGGGACCGGCGGGACCGCGCAATCCCGGCCTGCCGGATGCTTGGTACGAACGCTTGGGCTTCGTCGTGCTCGGCCCGCGCATCGTTCGTGCCGATCTCGTGGAACGGCTGGCCCAAGCCGTGCGCGAGAAAGCCGCGCAGGGCCCATTTGCCGCCGACGAAAGCCTGTCGCGTTTGGCCTTTTGCAAGCCGACCGAAGTTCCCGCCGTGCTAGCCGCTTTGGGCTATCGCGGCCGCCCGGCGCCGGAGGCGGATGACGCCGCCGACCTGCGCTTCACCCGCCGCCGCCGTCGCCCGCAACGGGCGCCGGAGCGGTCCAGCCAAGGGGCAGCGCGCCCCGATTCACCCTTCGCCAAATTAAGGGAGATGGTGCCGATCCCATGACAATGCTTCACGCCCCCATCCTGACCCACGGCATGCGGCTGGATAAATTCCTCTGGGCCGCGCGATTTTTCAAAAGCCGCACCTTGGCGGCTGGATTGCTGAAGGAGGGCCGGGTTCGCGTGAACCGAAGGCTCGTGGACAAAGCCCATGTGACGGTGCGGGTCGGCGATGTGCTGACCTTCCCGCAGGCTGACCGCATCCGCGTGGTGCGGGTCGTAGCGCTGGATGAAAAACGCGGCCCTGCCCCGGTCGCGCAAACGCTGTACGAGGATTTGGGCACCGAACAATAAAACGATGGGCCGGAACCCTTGGGTTTTCTTGGGTCCGGCCCGTCCCTCTTTTTAGTCCCGCCGGGGATATCCCTAGGGGGGCTGGGCTTTTATTATTTACAAAGTTCAGAGCGATTCTTATCGTCACCGCACACCGCGAACCTAGGAAGCCCCATGCGCGCAGAGACGAGGCGTTTTTTCTGGTCGATCCTCGTGCAGGTGCTCGTCGTGGCGGCGATCCTGCGGCCCGACGATCTCGGCGGCTATCAAGGCTTCCTGCCATCGCAACTGCTGCACGATAAAATCGTCGATGGGCTTGCCATCGCATGGTGGTACGCGCTGGCCTGGAACATTACCTCCGGCCTCGAGCTGTTCCTGTGGTCGCGCATCTTCGGGTCCGGCGCCGGGGGCATGCCGCGTCAGCGCAAACTGCTGACCGATATGCTGAACATCATCATCTACGTACTAACGACGGCAACGGTCGCGGTGCATGTGTTCAAGCAGCCGGTGACGGGGGTTTTCGCCACCTCTGGGATCGTCGCCATCGTTATCGGTCTTGCGCTGCAAAACACCCTGAGCGATCTCTTCGCCGGGTTAGCGCTGAACTTCGAACGGCCTTTCAAGGCAGGCGATTGGGTGACGCTGGACGGCAATGTGCAGGGCATGGTGTTGGTCACCAATTGGCGCGCCACCCATATCCGCACCCGTACCGGCGACGATATGGTGGTACCCAACGCCACCATCGCCAAAGCGCGGCTAACCAATCATATGGTGCCGAGCAAAAACCATCTCGCCAATATCGAGGTGCCGTTGATCTACGGTTTCGACGCTGCCGAGATCGAAGACCTGCTGAAAAGCACCGCCGTTACCGTCCCCGGCGTGCTGAGCGACCCCGGCCCGATCGTGCTGATGCATGAAATGCGCAACGATGTGGTGGTCTGGCGTCTGTATTTCTTCATCAACGAGTTCGCCCGGCTGGTCATCATCCGCGGGCAACTTGCCCAAGCGGTCTATACCGCCTTCCGCTCCGGCCCCGCCGGGGCCTTCCTGCCGCGGAACGAGATTTGGCTGCACAAGGCCGATCCCACCGCCCTGACCAAGCCTGTTTCTGGAGAGATTGCATGAGTGCCGCCCCGACCAAAAAGAAAATCAAGCTGGCCCTGCAAGGCGGCGGCTCGCACGGGGCTTACGCCTGGGGGGTGGTCGATGCGCTGCTGGAAGACGGGCGGGTCGAGATCGAAGCGGTGGTCGGCACCAGCGCTGGGGCGATGAATGCCGCGATGACCGGTTGCGGCCTGATCACCGGCGGGCCGGAGGCGGCGCGCGACCTGCTGCGCCGTTTCTGGAAAAAATCGTCCGACGAGGGTAAGAAAAGCCCGATTCAGGCGACGCCGCTGGATAAGATGCTGTCGCGCGGGAACATCGAATTCTCGCCGCTTTGGGCCACGTTCGATGCGATGTCGCGCATCTTCTCGCCCTACGAACTCAACCCGATGAACCTGAACCCGCTTCAGAAGATCATCGCCGATGTGGTGGATTTCCCGGCCCTGCGCGCCGGGGGCGATATCTGCAAAGTCTTCATCGCCGCCACCAATGTGCTGACCGGACGGTTGCGCGTCTTCGAACAGGCGGAACTATCGCCGGAAACCATCATGGCATCGGCCTGCCTGCCGTTTTTGTTCCAAGCAGCGGAAATCAATGGCGAGTTTTTCTGGGATGGCGGTTATTCGGGCAATCCGCCGATCTTCCCGCTGATCTATGCGGGCGGCACCAATGATATTTTGGTCGTCCAGATCAACCCGATCAATATTACCGAAGTGCCGCGCACCGCGCGCGGCATTA from Elstera cyanobacteriorum harbors:
- a CDS encoding patatin-like phospholipase family protein, with amino-acid sequence MSAAPTKKKIKLALQGGGSHGAYAWGVVDALLEDGRVEIEAVVGTSAGAMNAAMTGCGLITGGPEAARDLLRRFWKKSSDEGKKSPIQATPLDKMLSRGNIEFSPLWATFDAMSRIFSPYELNPMNLNPLQKIIADVVDFPALRAGGDICKVFIAATNVLTGRLRVFEQAELSPETIMASACLPFLFQAAEINGEFFWDGGYSGNPPIFPLIYAGGTNDILVVQINPINITEVPRTARGIMDRINTLSFNSSLMREMRAIQFVSDLLDGNELDAAKYKRVNIHTIDAEAELAQFGVSSKLNSDWDFLTYLHDMGRQKAQEFLAEHFDKIGVESSTDVRAKFF
- a CDS encoding RNA-binding S4 domain-containing protein, producing MTMLHAPILTHGMRLDKFLWAARFFKSRTLAAGLLKEGRVRVNRRLVDKAHVTVRVGDVLTFPQADRIRVVRVVALDEKRGPAPVAQTLYEDLGTEQ
- a CDS encoding mechanosensitive ion channel family protein; the encoded protein is MRAETRRFFWSILVQVLVVAAILRPDDLGGYQGFLPSQLLHDKIVDGLAIAWWYALAWNITSGLELFLWSRIFGSGAGGMPRQRKLLTDMLNIIIYVLTTATVAVHVFKQPVTGVFATSGIVAIVIGLALQNTLSDLFAGLALNFERPFKAGDWVTLDGNVQGMVLVTNWRATHIRTRTGDDMVVPNATIAKARLTNHMVPSKNHLANIEVPLIYGFDAAEIEDLLKSTAVTVPGVLSDPGPIVLMHEMRNDVVVWRLYFFINEFARLVIIRGQLAQAVYTAFRSGPAGAFLPRNEIWLHKADPTALTKPVSGEIA
- a CDS encoding helicase-related protein, which gives rise to MQHRFSASRVVAVLGPTNTGKTHLAIDRMLGHASGMIGFPLRLLARENYDRICKLKGAGSVALVTGEERIMPPGARWFVCTVEAMPLDRRVEFLAVDEIQLCADWERGHIFTERLLHARGLSETMFLGAETMKPLIQRLIPDIEITTRPRFSSLTYAGPKKLSRLPRRSAIVAFSATDVYALAEQVRRTRGGCAVVLGALSPRARNAQVDLYQSGEVDYMVATDAIGMGLNMDLEHVAFARISKFDGQSPRRLTAPEMAQIAGRAGRYMRDGSFGTLPEVGALDADLIEAIETHRFDPIETLQWRTAKLDFRSLEGLLRSLDAPPPHPALKRKRDAEDHLTLQAMAKLPEVRETATNPKALRLLWDICQIPDFRKTMAEAHVRLLQQIYSHLSARGGRLPNEWVKGQIIRLDRTDGDIDQLSTRIAYIRTWTYISHRPEWLRDAGEWQDRTRAIEDRLSDALHEKLTQRFVDRRGAFLIKRLDGQEALLAGVTAEGSVVVEGHPVGRLDGFIFTPDETAEGLEAKRLLTAARRSLSLEIQRRAALLNAAADEDISLTPDGTLLWHHPPAAPAPLARLAPGPRWGQPALDLLPSDLLDGEPRARVLERLQRWVRAHLATALGPLDTLRSADLSGAARGLAFELAEAGGTLARAAVTIAVEKLTKADRSALGRLGVRLGTETIYLDALLKPPAISLKALLHSIADGQRVPTPAPAGPAGPRNPGLPDAWYERLGFVVLGPRIVRADLVERLAQAVREKAAQGPFAADESLSRLAFCKPTEVPAVLAALGYRGRPAPEADDAADLRFTRRRRRPQRAPERSSQGAARPDSPFAKLREMVPIP